TGAAGTGGCCGTTTGCACGCTCAATGGGAATCACAGAGGCCTGGTTCTCTTCCATCATAGGATCTAGAACTACGTCCCTTACATCCAGAAGTCCATCAGCTGTGACAGTAACATTCTTAAGGTCCATTTTGGTGGGAGGGATGACCATATCTTTGTAATGGAGAGAAAACTGGGTGTTGGCATTGCAGCCATTGATGGAGACAATTGCTGCGACTCCAGGAAGGAATGCTGATATTGCAAACGCTAGATCCCCACttttggagatggagaggatccCTATGCCTGGTCCCTTtacctgagaaaaaaaaaaaatatttatttgcaAAGAAATATAAGGCATTGGTTGATGACGATTCCGATACTATATGCATCTTCAGACACAATCTACGCACTTGAGGCTACTAAACAAGTCCACTGCCTAAGAGAATGCCTGTATCTGGTCCGTTTACctgagaaaatatttttttaaatatcattaGGTCAGAATATTTTAACGTTCACCACTGACTAGATAACATTTATATGTATCGCTTTGAAATGACACTAGATGGAGACATTACTTCACCTTTTTCCACACTCACTATAACAATGTAAAACCCAGTATGTTTCTTACACTCCCATTACCCATTAATGTTTTCTTACACGAAGtatctttttatttcttatttaccTTGGGATGAGTGTGCAACAATGTCACAGCCTTTTCAAAGTACTCAAGGTCAAGTTTAGTTGTGGCTTTAGGCAAATCCTTATAGCCATAATATGCCAATGCCATGACCGCAAACCCTTTATTTGCTAACAAGCTTGCTCGAAGCTCATGCAAGCCAGCACCTAAGGCATACATGTCCAGAATACCAGGGAATGGTCCAGGTCCTGTGAAAGCCAAATAGTTTCAAATGTGACTTGTGGCCTTTGAAGCTACATCTACTACAGTATATTCTTTAGTGTCCTAAATTAGTTCGTTTgcatcatatacacacaaacatacgttGAATTTGTTCAAGCTGTCCATCTGTTATAAGTGACCTTACGTCCCTAGCACTTCGTCTGATCATTGGTGAAACTTGAAACTCCTTGAAACACTCTAATTTTCACTCACGGTGCATATTCAGTCAGAGAGCCTGGTGTATGATTCACAGATGTAGCTCTAAATCTGTTAAAATATTGAATTAGTATTTCATAAGAATTTAGTGACTGACCTGGTGGCAGAAACAGTGTACCCCTTATACCTTCGTTTTCAACAGGAACCTTTAGCACCCCGTCCGCCATAAAGCACCTCTCGAGTTTTTTTTGGGCAAGGACCTGTCCATTGCTGATCAGGTCAATATCAACACATAAAGACGTCGATGCATCCCTCTTGATTATCTTATGATGTGGCACTACAGGTCTCATGAACACAAACAGTCCCATCGCCTGAGTACCACTATAGCTACCACCCATAGATGGACACGTATCTAGGTCAATCTCACCATTTTTGTCTGAGCAAAAAATGGCAGAAGCTTGGAAGGTGATGCCTTTATCGTCAATAAGTTTGGAACGCAGCTCCACAGTCTGATCCGGGGAAAGACCAGAGACTTTCACATGGACAGGTTGGTCAAAATAACTGCGCAGCCCGGGCAGAATTTGCAAGACCACTCTTGAATCTAAAGGCATTTTAGCAACAGAAAATCGCCTGTACAATGTGCAAAAAGTTAAACTTCCAAGCAGTCTGTAAAAAAACTTCTTCTGGTAAAAGTATTTTCCGTTGACAAATCAAATGGTAAATTTCCCCCACCTACTGTGCCGGAGTGTGAAGTGGACATAAAATCTCCTGCCATACAGACACCTACGATTGAAGGCAAAATCCGCGATTATAATCCCATACATTTCCCCCCAAATCAGCGATTTGCTTCCTCATTGTGAAATAGCACTAAATTTCCCCATTGTCATTtatctctgtatctgtatcgTTTCCTCCTCTCAACTGTGTTTCAAGAAATATGACCAGAATTTGGTCACTTCAGATGTATTTAACTTTCCAAGTTTGATCTGACATGATTCCCAAATCCCTCTGCTTTGTCTTAATTAGAGTATTGTGGGAAAGTAGTTAGGCCTACATTCAAGCATTTCTGCTTTCACCTTTTGTCTGTTTGCCTGCTTGCACATTAACTATTTTTCAGGGCCTCCCACTGCTCACATTTGTTATCTGGGAGTTTTCATATTTTGAGAAAAAGAAAGTTCACTGATAGGATATTTTCTACATTCTGATGCAACCCataagaaaacaaatatttttaacGTTACAGTAAAATTACAGTAAACTAAAGTATTTTCTAGGACACTTGTATAACAAAGAATGTGTAGAGTACTATGATTGACAATTTAAAATGGAACAAGTAGTTTGTAGGCCTACAGCATGTCATTACGTAGTTGGGCATGCTATTTAGCTGTCTGAAAAAAAATCCACTAATATTGTCAAAAATATAATAACAGCTATTCTAGCTAATTTCTgttaataacaaaaacagcacacaaacccccctcccccaacatcACCCTCACCTACCACAGTTCCCATGGAAACGATATCAGAGCGAGGCAGCTGGTGGAGTTCCCTGTAGTCCCTCATGAACGTAGCCTTGCTAACAAGCTCAGCAATAATCCTGTTCTAGCAAGGGAGAGGGTAAGGGACGCAAGATATCAAGGAACTAGCACCAAGACCATTTCAGCGATAGAGGatttaaaatattgtattcCTTACAACACCTTTGGACAATTGGCTACATGCTCCACAagtgaaagaagagaggagggcttTTACCTAGCCTTTAAACTGGTATGTATCGAAAATTGTAGGTGGTTAGCTAAAAAGCTAGCATTTGTTGCCCTTTGCTTGCTTTTTGCTATCCCGAGTTTACGACGCACGCAGCCGACGAATCAACCCAGTCTGACCAGTAGCTATCTTTCTCAAAACggaatatttttgtattctCGTTAAAAGCTTAACAGATAATGTAAGGAATGGGTAGTAATTGGTATAATTGTGATGCATCGAGATCTATTTGAGCTAGTGTTTGCTAGCTATTGGAGAGTGCTCAGATGATAGTTCAGTCAGGTTCATTTTAGCAACCTGAGATAGGAAATTCTACTAGTACATTGGACAATGCTGTTGAACATCATCACCGAGTTAACCCGAGTTACAATTTTTCGAAGGATATTTCTAAATTACAATAGAAGACAATGTTGGTAGATTTGAGCTCAATCTCGCTTTAGGTAAACGTTAGCTTTTGTTTTGGTCATTATCTGCATTCTTAGCTAGGAAGCAAAGTCATCTTAGTTAGAGCTTGTTTCGTTTGTTGTTGAACAATGATAACAAATGTTCGCTGTGGTTGTAGCTGGTGAGGTATCCTAATGGTTTTTATGCATTTTAGAGATGGTATCAAAGGTAATATATAAATGTAGCAAACGTTAGTTGAATGTTGTTCCTGAATCCTTTTACAGCGACTTCAAGTAGTTTTCACGCGAGAGGTCTGATTCATTGTGTTAAAGAAGACTACAAAAAGACTGCTATGTTTGCCTCTGGACGTTAAAGTGGGATAGTGACAACTGACTTTATTCAGTACTAACGTTTTGTTCGTTTCTCTAAGTCAGGGTTTCAGTCTGTTAAATGTCAGCTGCCTGGCCACATTGAAAGTTTGCTGACATTCAAAACATTTACCATCTTTTGGTTTTGATCGACCGAAAATCAAATCAACGCTTAAGAAAATAACACGATATGTTGAATCTTGTCTTAGGCCGTACCTTATTGCCTATTGCTACATAACATGAAGCCCGTGTTATGTTGTGACAGGATGTGTTGGATGATAAGCGCAGACAGTTCCCTTTGTTTTGTAGCTTCGCCCTCAGTACATTTCGCACGTGTCGGAGCGTGTGACTGAATCTGCTTGGACTAGGGAGATGCCACGGGAGGATTTTACCCCCCCTCTCACGTTAGTTACTGCTGTAACTCTTTATCCTCCGCTGTTTTCAATGGAAGTGTGGCATATCCCTACAGTTTTACAAACCATTAGATGAGCATTCAGGAGTAGTCAATGGCTGGTTTCATATTATCTGATAATCAAAGTGTATTTTTAAgaacatatttttttaaaggtcCTATTATATATGTCCACTTTGACGACTGTGCTCTGCCCCACCACCAAACTgagcctctcctcttcccagcACAGCCCCTTCTCTTGCCAAGCACCCTTCTCCCCTTATGGAGAGCCTCAGGCAGCAGGCAGATGCCATTGAAGCATATCACTTCTGTTCCTTAGAAGTGAAAGTCTTCCTTGCCTTCTCtttaaaaatggaaaagaaacaCACCCAGAGGTTATGTGGGATTGTGGATTTGGGGGCAGACTTGGAAAGGACTCTGTCCACCATTTTGATGCCACgtcttgtgtgtttggggcCTGTGGTTTTGTTATGGCCAGACTGGTTTCTCTTCATCACATGACTGTGTTTAAAGCACAAGTCTCTTAACATTGCAACTTGAAGAAGTCTTATCCGTCCCTGCAAATAATACATCAGACATGGCTGATACAGATAGTCAAGAGGCATCATATGTTAAGCTTTTATTGCTGAAGTCATTTGGACATGAATTAGTTACTCACACAGCCTGGCACTGGCCTGCTTGTTGATTGTATTGTGTGGTGGGGTATATGTAATACAATATCTATTCCTGTTGGTCCACCTAAAAAATTATGGTTTCTTCAATCGAAAAACTTTTGCTGTGGCATTCACATGGAAGTAACTTCACTGTAAATTTGACTGGTATCAATAGAAATTGGAGATGTTTTGAAAGGTTAGTCTCATGTGAGTATTTcggttatcacatcatttgactTCTAAACCATTGGCAAAGACATCCATAATAGTAGGACATCTACCTTGAGCCTAAATTCCAAGCACTCCATGTTCAAAAGACTCAGTAGAAGATTGCCCAAAAAGTTATGAAAACCTGAAACTAGGTTAACATGACGAGATTAGTAGGATTATGTAACCCTAGCACTGTTAGCTGTCAGTAGACTTTAATAATGGCCTCTGAAATGGTACATTAACAGAGTGCAAGCATACATTCAGGTTGGGGGACTGCCATTACGTCTATCATTAGAACTTCTACATCATTTTAACATCTTGCCAAAGCCTGTATTATATTTTGGTTGCTCAAAAAGACCCTGATTTGTAATCAAAAACATTTGCTAGTGAAAACAAACTTCAGTGTCTCCTGTCTGACACCGGTGCTGTTTTTCCATACGAATGGCTTTGCTCAGTGCGGCTTTGCGCATCATAGACGTAGACCATCAATCAAGCACAGCCTCGATTTGCATATCcgtacatcagggtctacttgcttgagggtgtgtctttaagtcAGGGATAAAGGCAATCGAGGCGACCCGACATACACAAATAAGTGGAGTCAAAGAACTCCACGACGCAAAACATAACGTTAGTTTCCTCCGATTATACCCCAGTTGCCGTACATGTAAATAGATATGTATAACATTAGCCTTTGGGTTAGTCTAAAAACCAACCTGTTCAGTTTCCAGACTAATGCTTCTTTCTTCAGTCAAAGATAACAGAGGTTAAAATTTAGGTTAGAATTGATTCCTTTATTTCTAGGCCTGAATCTTTGCTAACATTAATGTCAGCTGGTTCTAATTCTGTGTGGGCTAGCTTGTcagcttgctagttctccagataacaGTGTTATTTAACCATGGAATTTATCGACCACAGAGTTTACACCACTTGTCACAATGAGCGAATACGTTTATTTGGTTAATTCAATGTCTACCTAAACACACTCACCGTGGTAAAAATGTCGATTGGGCAGTTTACCATTTGTTATCGTTGTTATAGTTACTATTCAAACTTTCCAGATTAAGCTTTTGAACTGGGTCTGCTTCATACGTGTCCTaatacacaaaaatacagacacactatggCAAGTGCTGAATGATGGCTGAGCTCATCACAGAAGAGATATTCTCTGTGACGTCATTCGGCGCATTTGGAGGTGGACCCGGTGCGCTTTGGCCCTGATCCGAAAGGGTCCAAAATGAGCCCGACATAGTTTGGCGGCTTTGAACTtgtaatggaaatgcaaattGACTCGGCACAGCTCGGCGTGGCATGGCAGGTTGTGCCAATGGAAAAACCCCACACAGAATTCTCTGGTAGCCAGGAATAGCATGCATATTCTGATGGCTTGCTCTGATACTGCCTGCAACAAGAATAGCTATAGCGTATTCTTCCTTATTCACCAGGGTTGTCGGGGCCAAGTTCCTGTCAGCAGTCACATGTAAATATATTCAAGGTAGTAATGTCATAATCATCAAGAAACCGGTTTGTTTAGATTACATATCTTGACAATGGGTTGGGAAGGGAACAGTGCATTCAACTGCACAGAATGGTACTGTCTGAGGTCATCAAACACATTATTCACATGATTATTCAGTAGGGGAGAATGCGCCAAAGAATTGGAGGGGGGCAAAAAGGACTTGCACATTTAATGGGAGAGTTGTGCCCTTAGTGCAGAGACGGTCTCCTTCCATGCTCCC
Above is a genomic segment from Clupea harengus chromosome 15, Ch_v2.0.2, whole genome shotgun sequence containing:
- the LOC105899443 gene encoding acyl-coenzyme A thioesterase 2, mitochondrial-like, whose amino-acid sequence is MPLDSRVVLQILPGLRSYFDQPVHVKVSGLSPDQTVELRSKLIDDKGITFQASAIFCSDKNGEIDLDTCPSMGGSYSGTQAMGLFVFMRPVVPHHKIIKRDASTSLCVDIDLISNGQVLAQKKLERCFMADGVLKVPVENEGIRGTLFLPPGPGPFPGILDMYALGAGLHELRASLLANKGFAVMALAYYGYKDLPKATTKLDLEYFEKAVTLLHTHPKVKGPGIGILSISKSGDLAFAISAFLPGVAAIVSINGCNANTQFSLHYKDMVIPPTKMDLKNVTVTADGLLDVRDVVLDPMMEENQASVIPIERANGHFMFVASEDDRNWNSVLFSEQAAQRLRDHGKENFEVVRYPKAGHFLDVPYMPHCPSSFHPAVGRVVVMGGEPKAHAEAQVDLWKRVQEFFRKHLNSDHSSFKAML